One window from the genome of Pseudomonas fluorescens encodes:
- a CDS encoding aldo/keto reductase family oxidoreductase — protein MNIAGKAGSFLLGDRTVNRMGYGAMQLAGSNVFGPPKDPAAAIAVLREALASGVNHIDTADFYGPHVTNRLIREALHPYAQDLVIVTKVGAVRGADASWNPAHSPAELTRAVHDNLRNLGVEVLDVVNLRVWGDMHSPTEDSIEESFTTLAQLQSQGLIRHLGLSNVTAAQVKQAQGIAKVVCVQNHYNLTHRDDEQLIADLGRQGIAYVPFFPLGGFTPLQSETLSSVAARLQASPLCVALAWLLQRAPNLLLIPGTSSLAHLRENLTASELKIPAPMLAELDALV, from the coding sequence ATGAACATTGCAGGCAAGGCAGGCAGCTTTTTACTGGGCGATCGCACGGTCAATCGCATGGGCTACGGCGCGATGCAACTGGCGGGGTCCAACGTGTTCGGCCCGCCCAAAGACCCGGCGGCCGCCATCGCCGTGCTGCGCGAAGCCTTGGCGAGCGGGGTCAACCACATCGACACCGCCGATTTCTACGGGCCCCATGTCACCAATCGGCTGATCCGTGAAGCGCTGCACCCTTATGCCCAGGACCTGGTCATCGTGACCAAGGTCGGCGCCGTGCGCGGCGCCGATGCGTCCTGGAACCCGGCCCACAGCCCCGCCGAGCTGACCCGGGCGGTCCACGACAATCTGCGCAACCTGGGCGTGGAGGTCCTGGACGTGGTCAACCTGCGGGTGTGGGGCGATATGCATTCGCCCACGGAAGACTCCATCGAAGAATCGTTCACGACACTGGCGCAGTTGCAGAGCCAGGGGCTTATCCGTCACCTGGGCCTGAGCAACGTCACGGCCGCGCAGGTCAAGCAGGCCCAGGGCATTGCCAAGGTGGTCTGCGTGCAGAACCACTACAACCTGACCCATCGCGACGACGAACAGCTCATCGCCGACCTGGGCCGGCAGGGCATCGCCTATGTGCCGTTCTTCCCCCTGGGCGGCTTCACACCGCTGCAGTCGGAAACCCTTTCCAGCGTGGCGGCGCGCTTGCAGGCGTCACCGCTGTGCGTGGCCCTGGCGTGGTTGCTGCAACGTGCGCCGAACCTGCTGCTGATTCCCGGCACATCGTCCCTGGCGCACCTGCGGGAAAACCTCACGGCGAGTGAGCTGAAGATCCCTGCGCCGATGCTCGCCGAGCTGGACGCATTGGTCTAG
- the kefC gene encoding glutathione-regulated potassium-efflux system protein KefC, with product METHSLIEMLIYLASATLIVPIAVRFGLGPVLGYLLAGCIIGPWGLKLITDVKAILEFAEIGVVLMLFIIGLELDPKRLWALRRMVFGGGALQMLACGAAIGLFCTALGLNWTAALLVGLTLSLSSTAIAMQAMSERNLTATAVGRSSFAVLLFQDIAAIPLVAMIPLLSAHGDTPSGTALLLSIGKIVAAIAIVVLLGRYLTRPLLRFAARSGLREIFSAVALFLVFGFGFLLEEAGLSMAMGAFLAGVLLASSEYRHALESDIEPFKGLLLGLFFIGVGMSIDFGTLVNAPLKVITLTLGFILIKLLVIKMAGRFLNVPAGQRSWQAVLLGQGSEFAFVVFGAATVAGILTDQWGKSLTLAVALSMCLTPLLILLLDRFESVTRKNKRESDLVDQQNPRVIIAGFGRFGQIAGRLLMSCGVEVVVLDHDPDNIETLRKFGVKVFYGDATRLDLLHAAGAAQAVVLINAIDNQEDNLTLTRLAQEHFPALQLIVRARDMGHLITLRQMGVEAAERETFESALALGRSALEHMGVGAYEARERADQFRRLNLKMLEEIVAQPEDDLAFRHDAYRRANALLTEMFNEDRAHPVDSWPEHHRNETDKTPG from the coding sequence GTGGAAACTCACAGCCTGATTGAAATGCTCATCTACCTGGCCTCGGCGACACTGATCGTACCGATTGCCGTTCGATTCGGCCTGGGCCCGGTGTTGGGTTATCTACTGGCCGGGTGCATCATCGGCCCGTGGGGGCTGAAGCTGATTACCGATGTCAAGGCCATCCTGGAGTTCGCTGAAATCGGCGTGGTGCTGATGCTGTTCATCATCGGCCTCGAGCTCGACCCCAAACGGCTCTGGGCCCTGCGCCGGATGGTGTTTGGTGGCGGTGCCCTGCAGATGCTCGCCTGTGGCGCTGCCATTGGGTTGTTCTGCACGGCTTTGGGCCTGAACTGGACGGCAGCGTTGCTGGTCGGCCTGACCCTGAGCCTGTCTTCCACGGCCATCGCCATGCAGGCCATGAGCGAACGCAACCTGACCGCCACCGCGGTCGGGCGCAGCAGCTTTGCCGTGCTGCTGTTCCAGGACATCGCGGCCATTCCGCTGGTGGCGATGATCCCGTTGTTGTCGGCCCACGGCGACACACCTTCGGGCACCGCGCTGCTGCTATCGATTGGCAAAATCGTCGCCGCCATCGCCATCGTCGTGCTGTTGGGGCGCTACCTGACGCGACCGCTGCTGCGCTTCGCCGCACGCTCAGGCTTGCGGGAGATTTTCAGTGCCGTCGCGCTTTTTCTGGTGTTCGGCTTCGGCTTTCTGCTGGAGGAAGCCGGCCTGTCGATGGCCATGGGCGCGTTCCTCGCCGGGGTGCTGCTCGCCAGCTCCGAATACCGACATGCCCTGGAGAGTGACATCGAGCCGTTCAAGGGCCTGCTGTTGGGTCTGTTTTTCATCGGCGTCGGCATGTCGATCGATTTCGGCACCCTGGTCAACGCACCGCTGAAAGTCATCACCCTGACCCTGGGTTTCATCCTGATCAAGCTGCTGGTGATCAAGATGGCGGGCCGGTTCCTCAACGTCCCCGCCGGCCAGCGCTCCTGGCAGGCGGTGTTGCTGGGCCAAGGCAGCGAGTTCGCCTTCGTGGTGTTCGGCGCGGCGACCGTGGCCGGCATCTTGACCGATCAATGGGGCAAGAGCCTGACCCTGGCGGTGGCCTTGTCCATGTGCCTGACGCCCTTGCTGATCCTGCTGCTGGATCGCTTCGAGTCCGTCACCCGGAAAAACAAACGCGAATCCGACCTCGTCGACCAACAGAACCCACGGGTGATCATCGCCGGGTTCGGCCGTTTCGGGCAGATCGCCGGACGCCTGTTGATGTCCTGCGGCGTCGAGGTGGTGGTATTGGATCACGACCCTGACAACATCGAGACACTGCGCAAGTTCGGCGTGAAAGTCTTTTATGGCGATGCCACCCGCCTCGACTTGCTGCATGCGGCCGGCGCGGCCCAAGCGGTGGTGTTGATCAACGCGATCGACAATCAGGAAGACAACCTGACGCTGACCCGGCTGGCCCAGGAGCACTTTCCCGCGTTGCAACTGATCGTGCGGGCGCGGGACATGGGCCACCTCATCACCCTGCGGCAGATGGGCGTGGAGGCGGCCGAGCGGGAAACCTTCGAGAGCGCGCTGGCATTGGGTCGCAGTGCGCTGGAGCACATGGGGGTCGGGGCTTACGAAGCGCGTGAACGGGCGGATCAGTTCCGGCGGCTGAACCTCAAGATGCTGGAGGAGATCGTCGCCCAGCCGGAAGACGACCTCGCGTTCCGCCACGACGCCTACCGACGCGCCAATGCGCTGCTCACGGAGATGTTCAACGAAGACCGTGCCCACCCCGTCGACAGCTGGCCGGAACACCATCGCAACGAAACCGACAAGACGCCGGGTTGA
- the kefF gene encoding glutathione-regulated potassium-efflux system oxidoreductase KefF, with protein MILIIYAHPYPDKSRVNQQMLKRASSHPDVVIRSLYALYPDFDIDVEAEQRAVEQAELVVLQHPMYWYSSPPLLKLWIDKVFTHGWAYGKGATALKDKSLLWAVTTGGDQGHFQIGGYPGFAALAQPLHATAIYCGMRWLEPVVVHGAYAAEADAQHAQIEHYAARLAAWKED; from the coding sequence ATGATTCTTATCATTTACGCGCACCCCTACCCCGACAAATCGCGGGTCAACCAGCAGATGCTCAAGCGAGCATCCAGCCACCCGGACGTGGTCATACGTTCGCTCTATGCGCTTTATCCCGACTTCGACATCGACGTCGAGGCGGAACAGCGGGCGGTGGAACAAGCAGAGCTGGTCGTCCTCCAGCACCCGATGTACTGGTACAGCTCCCCGCCCTTGCTGAAATTGTGGATCGATAAAGTCTTCACCCACGGCTGGGCCTATGGCAAAGGCGCCACGGCTCTCAAGGACAAATCCCTGCTGTGGGCCGTGACCACCGGCGGCGATCAGGGGCATTTCCAGATCGGCGGCTACCCAGGCTTTGCCGCACTGGCCCAACCCCTCCACGCCACGGCCATCTATTGCGGCATGCGCTGGCTGGAGCCGGTCGTCGTGCATGGCGCCTATGCCGCCGAAGCGGATGCCCAGCACGCCCAAATCGAACACTATGCCGCTCGCCTGGCCGCCTGGAAGGAAGATTGA
- a CDS encoding ATP-binding protein has product MKPARSGTQRPRDTVARWIALTTMIAMLTLLALNELFSLLAGAWARPPLMETGLMEKAAAITRIIDSVAPEQRPAIAAAASDQAFNAHWLKRHEEARLPVIDDPEFSEGSTLLRQQLGRPDARIEAYEPGDWPADQPDARYAVIIELADHSWVIFSVPSRSWGLGEWARNGIIIALILLSTLIVALIATRHLAAPLERFAEGARRFGVDHQAPPIPVIGPHEIRQAILAFNAMQAQLKHFLQDRTQMLAAISHDLRAPLTRMRLRGEFIEDAEQQSRLFRDVDEMQAMVNSALAFFRDDARLEHATAFDLAELLHTIVDDLKDAGTEVGFEGAQRLVYVGRPIGIKRALVNLIDNAIKYGGEPTVRLEADAHRVDIRVLDRGPGIAGQYLEQVFTPFFRIEGSRNKHTGGVGLGLSAARATVLEHGGTLTLRNRKGGGLEARVSLPLD; this is encoded by the coding sequence ATGAAACCCGCGCGCTCGGGCACTCAACGTCCACGGGACACGGTGGCGCGCTGGATCGCCCTGACCACCATGATCGCCATGCTGACCTTGCTGGCCCTCAACGAACTGTTCAGCCTGCTGGCCGGTGCCTGGGCGCGCCCTCCCCTGATGGAAACCGGCCTGATGGAAAAGGCCGCCGCCATCACCCGCATCATCGACTCCGTCGCCCCCGAACAACGCCCCGCGATTGCTGCGGCCGCCAGCGACCAGGCGTTCAATGCGCACTGGTTAAAGCGGCATGAAGAGGCGCGCTTGCCGGTGATCGACGACCCGGAGTTCAGTGAAGGTTCGACGCTCCTGCGCCAGCAATTGGGTCGGCCGGATGCCAGGATCGAAGCCTACGAACCGGGCGACTGGCCGGCCGACCAACCGGATGCACGCTACGCGGTGATCATCGAACTGGCCGACCATTCGTGGGTGATCTTCTCCGTGCCGTCGCGCAGTTGGGGGCTGGGCGAATGGGCGCGCAACGGGATCATCATCGCGCTGATCCTGCTCTCGACGTTGATCGTCGCACTGATCGCCACCCGGCACCTGGCCGCACCGCTGGAACGCTTTGCCGAAGGCGCCCGACGCTTTGGCGTCGACCATCAGGCACCACCGATTCCGGTCATCGGCCCCCACGAAATCCGCCAGGCGATCCTCGCGTTCAATGCCATGCAGGCCCAGCTCAAGCACTTCCTGCAGGACCGCACCCAGATGCTCGCCGCCATCTCCCACGACTTGCGCGCGCCGCTGACCCGCATGCGCCTGCGCGGGGAGTTCATCGAGGATGCCGAGCAGCAATCGCGCTTGTTCAGGGACGTGGACGAAATGCAGGCGATGGTCAATTCAGCCCTGGCGTTCTTCCGTGACGATGCCCGGCTTGAACATGCCACCGCGTTCGACCTGGCCGAACTGCTGCACACCATCGTCGATGACCTCAAGGACGCCGGCACCGAGGTGGGGTTCGAAGGTGCCCAGCGCTTGGTGTATGTCGGTCGGCCCATCGGCATCAAGCGCGCCTTGGTCAACCTGATCGACAACGCGATCAAATACGGCGGCGAACCGACGGTTCGACTCGAAGCCGACGCCCACCGTGTGGACATTCGCGTCCTCGACCGAGGGCCGGGCATCGCCGGCCAATACCTTGAGCAGGTCTTCACGCCGTTCTTTCGCATCGAAGGTTCTCGCAACAAGCACACTGGCGGCGTCGGGCTCGGCCTGTCGGCGGCCCGGGCGACGGTGCTGGAGCATGGCGGGACGCTGACCCTGCGCAATCGCAAGGGTGGCGGATTGGAGGCCAGGGTCTCGCTACCGCTTGACTGA
- a CDS encoding response regulator, with the protein MSHLLLVDDDLEVLALLRKFLEQHGYSVDVAADGNALWQAVERQVPDLIILDVMLPGDNGLVLCQRLRAEHTVGIIMLTAMGELSDRVVGLELGADDYLTKPFDARELLARVRAVLRRTGEARAASSDASRPILEFENWQLDVTRRELRSPDKVMIPLSTGEFELLLVFAEHPRRVLTRQQLLDLARGETFEAFDRSIDVQVSRLRRKLETDITGASMIRTVRNSGYLFSPHVVKR; encoded by the coding sequence GTGAGCCATTTATTACTGGTGGACGATGACCTCGAAGTCCTCGCCCTCTTGCGCAAGTTCCTCGAACAACATGGCTATAGCGTGGATGTGGCCGCCGACGGCAATGCCCTGTGGCAGGCGGTGGAACGCCAGGTGCCGGACCTGATCATCCTCGACGTCATGTTGCCGGGCGACAACGGGCTGGTGCTGTGCCAACGGCTGCGGGCCGAGCACACGGTCGGCATCATCATGCTCACCGCCATGGGCGAGTTGAGTGATCGCGTCGTCGGCCTGGAGCTGGGGGCGGACGATTACCTGACCAAGCCCTTCGATGCGCGGGAGCTGTTGGCCCGGGTGCGTGCCGTGCTGCGGCGTACCGGTGAAGCCAGGGCCGCGTCGAGCGACGCCTCCCGACCCATCCTGGAGTTCGAAAACTGGCAACTGGACGTCACCCGCCGCGAGCTGCGCTCACCGGACAAGGTCATGATCCCCCTGTCCACCGGCGAGTTCGAACTGCTACTGGTGTTTGCCGAACACCCGCGCCGGGTGCTGACTCGCCAACAGTTGCTGGACCTGGCCCGCGGCGAAACCTTCGAGGCGTTCGACCGCAGCATCGACGTCCAGGTCAGCCGCCTGCGGCGCAAATTGGAGACCGACATCACCGGTGCGTCGATGATCCGCACCGTGCGCAACAGCGGCTACCTGTTCAGCCCGCACGTGGTGAAGCGATGA
- a CDS encoding VacJ family lipoprotein, with product MPITKPAPLFVRSTVVVVLAALASGCSSTPAATPGSCESATYTVYDPAEPVNRGIFAFNRTVDDYALAPVARGYLKLPEMFQAGVHNFVANFGEPKVFINDLLQGNGQRSVNTLGRFVINTTAGIVGLIDVSGKLGIERHKADFGQTFGVWNLAPGPTVELPLLGSANLRDATGKVLSFAVDPFGDNSSTVDTLGTINTVGGVVDGRAEALPLTDELQAEPDYYAALRDATAQRRADLVAQGKLGAVEEGNPQCQDGAAADE from the coding sequence ATGCCGATCACCAAGCCCGCTCCGTTGTTCGTTCGATCCACCGTCGTGGTTGTATTGGCGGCACTCGCCAGCGGTTGCTCCAGTACGCCCGCTGCAACGCCGGGCTCGTGCGAAAGCGCGACCTACACCGTTTACGATCCCGCAGAACCGGTTAACCGCGGCATATTCGCCTTCAACCGAACCGTGGATGACTATGCGCTGGCCCCGGTGGCCCGTGGTTATCTCAAGTTGCCGGAGATGTTCCAGGCCGGCGTCCACAACTTCGTGGCGAACTTCGGCGAGCCCAAGGTGTTCATCAACGACTTGCTGCAAGGCAATGGCCAACGCTCGGTCAACACACTGGGCCGTTTCGTCATCAACACCACTGCAGGCATCGTCGGGCTGATCGACGTGTCGGGCAAGCTGGGCATCGAGCGCCACAAGGCCGATTTCGGCCAGACCTTCGGCGTCTGGAACCTTGCCCCCGGGCCCACCGTGGAACTGCCGCTGCTGGGCAGCGCCAACCTGAGGGACGCGACGGGCAAAGTGCTGAGTTTTGCCGTCGACCCGTTCGGTGACAACAGCAGCACCGTCGACACCCTGGGCACGATCAACACCGTCGGCGGCGTTGTCGATGGCCGTGCCGAGGCATTGCCACTGACCGACGAGTTGCAGGCGGAACCGGATTACTACGCGGCGCTTCGCGATGCCACGGCGCAGCGGCGTGCCGATCTTGTCGCGCAGGGCAAGTTGGGAGCGGTGGAGGAGGGCAACCCCCAGTGCCAGGATGGAGCCGCTGCCGATGAATAA
- a CDS encoding Nramp family divalent metal transporter, which produces MTSIPSAEGKAAAPVQGRFVRLLKLLGPGIIAVLSWLGAGDLITSSVAGANYGYAMMWVLAVSLLLRYLIVNIIARFQLCNNQGMTILQGYAQLNPFFAWFLLVYALLMGHLMNAYMIKGAGEALAMLLKVDYPLLCSVAVVLAVWMLVGRNIYSMIEGVMKGLLAIMTLAFLALAVMSGPDVAGIVKGTIGFSIPPDEGVHGALLVAVSVIGAVAGSIANFVHPYVMRQKGWVGPEHKRIQRNDLLFAVFVGIIINLAIWIVGAEILRPNGIEVKTLGDLGKALEMFFGSIGWYVFFIGVFATLFASISGKTTAFPMLITDAFQHVRPERRERYGKEFHHDPMHKWFMLFILVTPLIWSLPGMPDFVTLTIGVNALNIVGLPVISLGLLIMSNQKSLLGKEYRNNLFENIALMFATGLALWVAFQLGVDLFT; this is translated from the coding sequence ATGACGAGCATTCCTTCCGCTGAAGGCAAGGCTGCGGCGCCCGTGCAAGGCCGTTTCGTGCGTCTGCTCAAGCTTCTCGGCCCCGGCATCATCGCGGTACTGTCCTGGCTGGGCGCCGGCGACCTGATCACCTCGTCCGTGGCGGGGGCGAACTACGGCTACGCAATGATGTGGGTGCTGGCGGTTTCTCTGCTGCTGCGCTACTTGATCGTCAACATCATCGCGCGCTTCCAACTCTGCAATAACCAGGGCATGACCATCCTGCAAGGTTATGCCCAGCTCAATCCGTTTTTCGCCTGGTTCCTGCTGGTGTATGCGCTGCTCATGGGGCACCTGATGAATGCCTACATGATCAAGGGTGCTGGCGAAGCCCTGGCCATGTTGCTCAAGGTCGACTATCCACTGCTGTGTTCGGTGGCGGTGGTCTTGGCGGTGTGGATGCTCGTCGGGCGCAATATCTATTCGATGATCGAAGGCGTGATGAAAGGCCTGCTGGCGATCATGACACTGGCGTTCCTGGCCCTGGCGGTGATGTCCGGCCCGGATGTCGCGGGCATCGTCAAAGGTACCATCGGCTTCAGCATTCCGCCCGATGAAGGCGTGCACGGTGCGCTGCTGGTGGCCGTTTCGGTGATCGGTGCGGTGGCCGGCTCCATCGCCAACTTCGTCCATCCGTATGTCATGCGCCAGAAGGGTTGGGTGGGGCCTGAACACAAGCGTATCCAGCGTAACGACCTGCTGTTTGCGGTGTTCGTCGGGATCATCATCAACCTGGCGATCTGGATCGTCGGTGCGGAAATCCTGCGACCCAACGGCATCGAGGTCAAAACCCTGGGCGATCTGGGCAAGGCCCTGGAAATGTTCTTCGGCTCGATCGGTTGGTACGTGTTCTTCATCGGCGTGTTCGCCACGCTGTTCGCCAGCATCTCCGGCAAGACCACGGCGTTTCCGATGCTGATCACCGATGCCTTCCAGCACGTGCGGCCCGAGCGCCGGGAGCGCTACGGCAAAGAGTTCCACCATGATCCGATGCACAAATGGTTCATGCTGTTCATTCTCGTGACGCCGCTGATCTGGTCGCTCCCCGGCATGCCGGACTTCGTCACGCTGACCATCGGCGTCAACGCGCTGAATATCGTCGGATTGCCGGTGATTTCCCTGGGCCTGCTGATCATGTCCAACCAGAAGTCCCTGCTGGGCAAGGAATATCGCAACAACCTGTTCGAGAACATCGCGCTGATGTTTGCCACGGGCCTGGCGTTGTGGGTCGCGTTCCAGCTGGGGGTCGATCTGTTTACTTGA
- a CDS encoding VOC family protein → MNNKNRICLWYDGNAHEAAQFYAKTFPDSAVNAVYQAPSDYPSGKEGDVITVDFTVIGIPCIGLNGGPVFKHSEAFSFQIATEDQAETDRLWNAIIDNGGQASACGWCKDKWGLSWQISPRVLLEAVASPDKAVAKRAFEAMMTMTKIDIAAIEAAVKG, encoded by the coding sequence ATGAACAATAAGAACAGGATCTGCCTCTGGTACGACGGCAATGCCCACGAAGCTGCGCAGTTCTACGCCAAAACGTTTCCCGACAGTGCGGTGAACGCTGTCTATCAGGCTCCGAGCGATTATCCGTCGGGCAAGGAGGGTGATGTGATCACGGTGGATTTCACGGTGATCGGCATCCCTTGCATCGGTCTCAACGGCGGGCCGGTGTTCAAGCACAGCGAGGCCTTTTCATTCCAGATTGCAACTGAGGACCAGGCCGAAACGGACCGCTTGTGGAACGCGATCATCGACAACGGCGGCCAGGCCAGTGCCTGTGGCTGGTGCAAGGACAAGTGGGGCTTGTCGTGGCAGATCAGCCCGCGTGTGTTGCTTGAAGCGGTCGCCAGTCCTGACAAGGCCGTCGCCAAGCGGGCCTTCGAGGCCATGATGACGATGACCAAGATCGACATTGCGGCGATTGAAGCGGCGGTGAAAGGTTAG
- a CDS encoding RidA family protein gives MTQRDVVFPPGRQALYERNRYSPAIRSNGFLFVSGQVGSTADGSPEPDLEAQVRLAFNNLKAILAAADCSFDDVVDVTVFMVDPESTFERVWSVVPEFWGSAPHPTLTAVGVTWLYGFQFEIKVIARLPEATS, from the coding sequence ATGACACAGCGCGATGTAGTTTTCCCGCCCGGACGCCAGGCACTGTATGAGCGCAATCGCTATTCACCGGCGATTCGTTCCAATGGTTTCCTGTTCGTGTCGGGGCAAGTCGGCAGCACCGCCGACGGTTCGCCGGAACCCGACCTGGAAGCTCAGGTGCGGCTGGCGTTCAACAACCTGAAGGCGATCCTGGCCGCGGCCGATTGCAGCTTTGACGATGTGGTGGATGTGACGGTGTTCATGGTCGATCCCGAGTCGACCTTCGAACGGGTATGGAGCGTTGTGCCCGAATTCTGGGGCAGCGCGCCGCATCCGACACTGACGGCGGTGGGCGTGACGTGGTTGTATGGTTTTCAGTTCGAGATCAAGGTGATTGCCAGGTTGCCTGAGGCCACCTCGTGA
- a CDS encoding LysR family transcriptional regulator, producing the protein MDRFDAMQAFVRVVEAGSFTKAAETLHMSKTTVTQLVQQLEARLRVKLLNRTTRKVNVTADGALYYERVIRLLADMDDAETSVSSAQALPRGRLRVDVPSPLAVMILVPALPAFYERYPDIQIDMGVSDRIVDMIDESVDCVVRGGALVDQSLVARRVGDLALGVFAAPSYLARFGRPAHPRELEESQHRTVGFLWARTGKSLPYAMRRGSELLHVKGRYALAIDDGNAYLAAGLAGLGVLWLPEYMSRRHQAQGELVPLFEDWHLDPMPLYVAYPPNRHVNAKLRVFIDWVVELMAQHAPIIDRPVS; encoded by the coding sequence ATGGATCGTTTTGATGCGATGCAAGCGTTTGTGCGAGTCGTGGAGGCGGGCAGCTTCACCAAGGCGGCGGAAACCCTGCACATGAGCAAGACCACCGTGACCCAATTGGTGCAGCAGCTCGAGGCACGGTTGCGGGTCAAGCTGCTCAACCGCACCACGCGCAAGGTCAATGTCACCGCCGACGGTGCCCTTTATTACGAACGGGTGATTCGTTTGCTGGCCGACATGGACGATGCCGAGACCAGCGTCTCCAGCGCCCAGGCGCTACCCCGCGGGCGTCTGCGGGTGGACGTGCCGAGCCCGCTGGCAGTGATGATCCTGGTACCGGCCTTGCCGGCGTTTTATGAACGTTATCCGGACATCCAGATCGACATGGGCGTCAGTGATCGCATCGTCGACATGATCGATGAAAGTGTCGATTGCGTGGTGCGCGGCGGTGCGCTGGTGGATCAGTCGCTGGTGGCCCGGCGCGTCGGCGATCTTGCCCTCGGCGTCTTCGCCGCCCCGAGTTACCTGGCACGGTTCGGCCGGCCCGCGCATCCGCGCGAACTGGAAGAATCACAGCATCGCACCGTGGGTTTCCTGTGGGCGCGCACCGGTAAATCCCTGCCTTACGCCATGCGCCGTGGCAGTGAGCTGCTTCACGTCAAAGGGCGCTACGCCCTGGCCATCGACGACGGCAACGCCTACCTCGCCGCCGGCCTGGCAGGGTTGGGCGTGCTCTGGTTGCCGGAGTACATGTCCCGGCGTCACCAGGCGCAAGGCGAGTTGGTGCCGCTGTTCGAAGACTGGCACCTCGACCCGATGCCGCTCTACGTGGCTTACCCTCCGAACCGTCACGTCAATGCCAAGCTGCGGGTGTTCATCGATTGGGTGGTGGAGCTGATGGCGCAGCATGCGCCTATCATTGATCGACCGGTTTCGTGA
- a CDS encoding GFA family protein — translation MDPFTGGCLCGNVRLEAAGRPYRVGVCHCLDCRKHHGALFYAAAVFPQDAVTIEGETRDYAGRFFCPRCGSSLFARSGDEIEVHLGILDAPGQLMPTYESWTVRRESWLPAFPLTRCYAHDREGTGRSEE, via the coding sequence ATGGACCCATTCACTGGCGGTTGCCTATGCGGCAATGTTCGACTTGAAGCTGCTGGGCGCCCGTATCGCGTCGGTGTCTGTCATTGCCTCGATTGTCGCAAGCATCACGGGGCACTGTTCTACGCGGCGGCCGTGTTTCCCCAGGATGCGGTGACGATCGAGGGTGAAACCCGGGACTACGCCGGGCGATTTTTCTGCCCTCGCTGTGGCTCGTCGCTGTTTGCCCGCTCTGGCGACGAAATCGAAGTGCACTTGGGAATTCTGGATGCTCCCGGTCAACTGATGCCCACCTACGAAAGCTGGACCGTGCGCCGTGAGTCCTGGTTGCCGGCGTTTCCGCTCACCCGATGCTATGCCCATGATCGTGAGGGTACGGGGCGGTCTGAGGAATAG
- a CDS encoding alpha/beta fold hydrolase, whose protein sequence is MNTFNRTLAVATLALATLSAEAASSVQAAASVSAVGSVVQSASYITTKDGVQLYYKDWGPRDGQVVTFSHGWPLDSDSWEGQMMFLASKGYRVIAHDRRGHGRSSQPWEGNDMDHYADDLAAVIEALDLKNVTLVGFSTGGGEVARYIGRHGTGRVKKAVLVSSVPPLMLKTDTNPGGLPIEVFDGLRKASLENRSQLYLDIASGPFYGYNRKGAKPSQGLIQSFWMQGMQGGSKNTYDSIAAFSATDFRGDLKKFDVPTLVIHGDDDQIVPIDAAGRASAALIKGARLIVYPGAPHGLTETHKDRLNQDLLTFLKE, encoded by the coding sequence ATGAACACCTTCAACCGCACCCTGGCTGTCGCGACCCTGGCATTGGCTACCCTCAGCGCCGAGGCCGCATCGTCGGTCCAAGCCGCTGCAAGCGTGTCTGCGGTCGGCAGCGTGGTCCAGTCCGCCAGCTACATCACCACCAAGGATGGCGTTCAGCTGTATTACAAGGACTGGGGCCCGCGTGATGGCCAGGTCGTGACCTTCAGCCACGGCTGGCCGCTGGACTCCGACAGCTGGGAAGGCCAGATGATGTTCCTCGCCTCGAAAGGCTATCGGGTGATTGCTCACGATCGTCGCGGTCATGGTCGCTCCAGCCAGCCTTGGGAAGGCAACGACATGGACCACTACGCCGACGACCTGGCGGCGGTGATTGAAGCACTGGACCTCAAGAACGTGACGCTGGTGGGCTTTTCGACGGGGGGTGGTGAAGTGGCGCGTTACATCGGTCGCCACGGTACCGGTCGGGTGAAGAAAGCCGTGCTGGTTTCTTCGGTGCCACCGTTGATGCTCAAGACAGACACCAACCCCGGTGGCTTGCCTATCGAGGTGTTCGACGGCCTGCGCAAGGCGTCCCTGGAGAACCGTTCGCAGCTGTACCTGGACATCGCCTCGGGCCCGTTCTACGGCTACAACCGCAAGGGTGCCAAGCCATCCCAGGGGCTGATCCAATCGTTCTGGATGCAGGGCATGCAGGGTGGCAGCAAGAATACCTATGACTCGATTGCGGCGTTCTCGGCGACAGACTTCCGCGGCGATTTGAAGAAGTTCGACGTGCCGACCCTGGTCATCCATGGCGATGACGATCAGATCGTGCCCATCGACGCTGCAGGCCGGGCCTCGGCGGCGCTGATCAAAGGCGCCCGACTGATCGTCTACCCTGGCGCACCGCACGGCTTGACCGAGACGCACAAGGACCGACTGAACCAGGATCTGCTGACCTTCCTCAAGGAATAA